The Gemmatimonas phototrophica region CAGGGGTGGCCGCGCGGCACGCGCGTGCACACACAAGGCGACGCGTTCCGCATCATTACCGACCAGCAGGCGCTCAACTACCCGGTAGGTGATCACTACTCGTACACCAACTCCGGGTTCCTGCTCACGCGTACGCTGGTGGAACGCGTGAGCGGCATGGACTTCGAAGCGTTCACCGCTGCCCGCATTTTTGCGCCGCTCGGGCTCACGAACACATCATGGCGTGGCGACTTCACGCGTATCGTGCCCGGCCTGTCGCAGGCATACCGCCGCAATGGCACCGGGTGGCGCCTGGACATGCCCGGCGACAACGTGATCGCCGCCGGCGGGCTCTGGACCACCGTGGGTGATTGGCTGCGCTGGAATGAGCATCTCACGAAGAAGACACTTGGCAGCGCGGTGGTGGATTCCCTCACCCGGCAGATGAAACTCACGAGTGGGCTCGAGATTTCCTATGCGCTGGGGCTCATGGTCGGCCAGTACCGCGGCACCACGCAGATTGGCCACTCCGGCTCCACCGCCGGCTACAGTACGTATCTCGCCCGCTATCCGCAGCTCGGCAATCTCTCCATCGCGGTGCTGTGCAATTCGGCCGGCGCTCCGGCCACCGCGTACACGCACGCCATTGTGGATGCGCTGCACCCCGAGCTGACTCGCACGCCGGCACCTGACACGGTCGCCGCCAACCAATCCACCTTGCTGGCGTGGCGTGGCTCTTACGAAGACGGTCGCTGGCACACCATGACGCGCCTGGATACCAGCGGTGGCGTCTTGCGTATGGGCACGACCCCCGTGCGTACGCTGCGCAACGGCGCGGTGTTGCTTGGCAATCAGGAAACGCGACTGGGACTGTCGGCCGATGGCAAAACGCGGACCCTGCGCGCCGTGACCAGCGATGGCGACAGCGTGGTGTGGACCCTGCGCGCGACTGAACAGTGGACCCCTGATGCCGCGGCGCTGCAGCCGTTCGTCGGGCGTTATCGCAACGAGGAAATCGGCGTGACGTTTACCGTATCGGTGCTGAATGGCGCGCTCACCGTCAGTCCGCGCCGCGGAGTCACGGACACCCTCACGCCCACGGTGCGCGACGCGTTCAACAGTAAAGGTGGTGCGGTGTGGTTTACCCGCGGTAAGGGCGGCGCCATCAGGGAAATGCATTTTGGCGAGTCCCGCGTATGGGACTTTGTGGCGGTACGCGTTCCATGACGAACTGTGACAACACCCCGGTGGTGCTCATCACCGGGGCAGCGACCGGCATTGGTGCGGCGTGTGCCCGCGCCTTTGCGCGCAGCAACTGGCGGGTGGCCATTACCACACTGGCCGCCACAACGGCCGAAGCCGAGGCGGTGCGCGCGGAGTGTGAAGCGATGGGTGCGGCCGCTCTGGTCGTTGCGCTCGACGTGACCAACGACGACAACTGCCGCGCCGTGGCGTTGGAAGTTGAACGGCACTTCGGTCGCCTGGACGGACTGGTGAATTGCGCAGGTGTGACGCGATTCATTCCGCACGCCGACCTTGAGGCGTTGCCGTCGAGTGAGTTTGGCCGGACCAACGATGTGAACGTGCTGGGGACCTTTCAGATGATCCGCGCCTGTCGCGGGGCGCTGGAGCGCAGCGGCAACGGCGCCATCGTGAACTATTCCTCCATTGCCGGCCTGTCCGGGGTGGGGTCGAGTGTCGCCTATGCCGCCAGCAAGGGCGCGGTCATTTCGCTCACCCTGAGCATGGCCCGCGCGTTGGCGCCACACATTCGGGTGAACGCGGTCGCACCGGGCTATGTGGCGGGGGGGTTGCCGAGTCGGGTGCTTGAGCCGGCCGCACTGGCGGCGGTGGAAGCCAAGTACCTTGAAACACAGCCGCTCAAGACGTTGCTGCAACCCGATGACATTGCCGCACTCACTGTGTTCCTGGTGGCCGGACCGGCCGGTATCACCGGCGAAATCATCCGAATGGACAACGGGCTTCACCTGAACGGCTGACGCCAGGGTTTTCATGCACACGCAACACAGCTCCGATGTGGTGGAAGCGGTACGCATCGGCTTCATCGGAACAGGACTGATTGGCGCACCCATGGTGGAGCGCCTGCTGGAGTGTGGACGGGACGTAACGGTGTGGAATCGCACGCCGGACAAGTGTGCGGCGCTGGTGGCAGCGGGGGCACGCCAGGCGGAGTCTGCCGCGCAGGTGGCACGAGACACCGATATCGTCTGTCTTTGCCTTACCGATACGCAGGCCGTGCGCGACGTGATGTTTGGCAGCGGCGCGATGGCCGCAACGCTGCGCGAAGACTCGCTGGTGATAGATCTCTCGAGCATTGCCCCCGATACCACCCGCGAGATGGCCAGAGCTCTTGAGGAGGCCTGCGGGGCGCACTGGCTTGATGCCCCGGTATCGGGTGGAGTGCCGGCCGCGCGCCGCGGCGCCCTCATCGTATTCGCCGGCGGGGAAGCCGAGGACATTGTGCGCGCGGCACCGGTCTTTGGAGCGCTGGCGCAGCGTGTCACCCATATGGGCGGGCATGGGGCCGGTCAGCTGGCCAAGAGCTGCAACCAGCAAATTGTGGCCTGCAATCTGATGGTCATCGCCGAGATGCTGGCGTTTGCCGAACGCTCCGGCGTAGATGCCGCCCGTTTGCCCGAAGCATTGGCGGGTGGGTTTGCCGACTCGTTGCCATTGCGCATCTTTGGCCCGCGCATGGCCGCCAACGTGGACCAGCCCCGACTCGGTGCGGTGGGGACCTTCCGCAAGGACATCGAGCAAGTGGTACGTCTGGCCAGTGAAGTGGGAGCGCACGTTCCGGTAACGCGAGCGGCACTCGAACAATACCGCGCCGCCCTCGAACACCCGTCGATCGGTGCGGACGGTGATGCGTCGCGACTCATTCGTCTGCTGCGCCCCAGCACGTGACGCGCCGCTTTCGTTCCAGCGCGATTTACGAAGGCACTCTGCGCGCGACGACCCACGCGTTCCTGCAGGCGCTTGGACAGGATGACGACGAGATTCGTCGTCCGCATATCGGGGTGTTTCACACGGGCGGTGAAATGAGCCCGTGCAACATGAACCTGCGGGATCAGGCGCAACACGCCAAGACCGGGATCTATGCCCACGGTGGCATGCCGCACGAGTGCCCCGTGGTGTCGGTGTCGGATGGGCTCTCGGTGGCGCACGCCGGCATGCGCTACTCTCTCGTGTCGCGCGAACTGATTGCCGACAGCGTGGAAGCGAGCACGGAGGCGCACCAATGGGATGGGATCTTCGCCATTGGCGGCTGCGACAAGAATCTCCCCGGTCTCATGATGGGGATGCTGCGGTGCAATATGCCCGCCGTGTTTGTGCATGGCGGCGCCGCCTTGCCAGGCCATTGGCAGGGACGCGATACCAACGTCGCCGAAACGTACGAAACCATTGGCAAAGTGCTCGCGGGCGACGCCACCGAAGACACGTTGCGGGCGCTGGCCCACGCCTGCCTGCCAACGGCGGGCGCCTGCGCTGGACAGTTCACCGCGAACACCATGGGGATGGTGTCGGAGGCGCTGGGGCTGGCGCCGGTTGGCTCCAGCATGGTTCCGGCAGTGTACAGTGAGCGCGCGCCACTCATGCGACGCGCCGCGGCGTCACTCATGCGCGCCGTCATGGAGGATGGCCCGAAGCCTCGGGATATCGTCACCCGCGCCGCGCTGGAGAATGCCTGTGCCGTGGTCTCCGCCACCGGCGGCTCCACCAATGCCGCGTTGCATCTGCCCGCTCTCGCACATGAGGCAGGTATTCGCTTCACGCTGGCGGATGTGGCCGCCGTGTTTGCGCGCACGCCGCTCATTGCCGACTTGCAGCCGGGCGGACGCTACCTGGCGCGCGATCTGCACCACGTGGGCGGCGCCGGTGTCGTGATGAAAGTGCTGCTGGAGGCCGGCGCATTGCACGGCGAGACGCTCACGTTTACGGGGCGCACGCTGGCCGAGGAGTTGGCAGCGGCGCCGGCGCCGGACGGGCGGGTGGTGGTGCCGGTGAGCGCCGCACGTTCCCCCGACGGGGGCGTGACGGTGCTCACCGGCAATCTCTGTCCAGATGGCGCACTGCTGAAAACCGCGGGGCTGGCCACCTTGGTGCATCGTGGACCGGCGCGAGTCTTTGAGAGTGAGGAAGCGGCGCAGGTGGCGGTGACGCAACGGGCCTATGCGGCAGGAGAGGTGCTCGTCATTCGGAACGAAGGGCCGCGCGGCGGACCAGGGATGCGCGAAATGCTGGGGATCACGGCGCTGTTGTACGGGCAGGGGGTGGGCGACAAGGTGGCGTTGCTCACCGACGGTCGCTTCAGCGGCGCCACGCGTGGGCTGTGCATTGGCCACGCCGGCCCCGAGGCCGCCGACCGCGGGCCCATTGCCCTGCTGCGCGACGGTGACGTGATCGATATCGACGCGCGCCCCACGGCGCGGCGCATCAGTGTGGAACTGAGCGACTCGGAGCTGGCGGAACGGTTGGCAGTGCTGCCGCCGCGTCCGTCACCGGTGCGAGGTGGTTTGCTGGAGAAATACCGGGCGCAGGTGGGTGCGGCCCACCTGGGCGCCGTGACCCACTCAGGGCCGGGCTGACGGGCTCGACGCGGTACTGTCGCGTGGCGCGGCAGGCATGGCTGGCAGGCACATTACGTACACGTGATACCGCTGCTCACCGGCGGCGAGGGCACGTGCGGTGCTGGCCTGATCTTCCGCCTCCGTCATGAGCATGGCGTTGCCGTACACATTGAACAGGCAATCCGCCGCGCCCTGCCGAAAACGCAACGACCCTTCGTTGGGCGCATCGCGCGGGTCGGGCGTACGTACCCACCCCACGGCCCGGATGCGCTCGTAAAAGCCCACCGCTTCGGCCTGCAGCCCGCGCGTGGTGCCGCCCGCTGCCGTGATCTTGCACCCCACCACTTTTTTCCGGGTGCGCCAATCGTCTATGGTGTCGGCTTCGACAATGGCCGACATCTTCCGGTCGGTTGAAAGAAACGCGGCCGCCGCCGTGCAGAGGGGCTGCGGTGGCTGGAGTGGTAATGTCAGGAGCAGGACAGTGAGAAGCATGCCTGAATTCTGGGTAGAAGCCGCAGCTCCGCCAAGGCCGTGCTGCAATTCCCTGAACAGCTCTCACGGAGGCCACGGAGGGACGGAGGGCGCGGAGAAAGCATAACAATCAGCATGCAGGGTCGGCTCCATGACCTCCGTCCCTCTGTGATCTCCGTGAGAGCTTTTTCAACCCAACCAGCCCGTCAGGCATTTCCCCTCGACAAGCACGGCACGGCACCGAATGTTCAGCCCATGACCGACCCACGCGATGCTTATACGGAGGCCTATCTGGCCGCCCGCGACAATCCGGAACAGTTCTGGGGCGAGGCCGCCCGGGCCCTGCATTGGGATGTGCCGTGGGAGCGTGTGCTCGACGACACCAAGGCGCCGCTCTTCCGCTGGTTCACCGGCGGCCAGCTGAATACCTGCCATAACGCCATCGATCGGCATGTGGCGAACGGGCGCGGAGCACAGGCGGCGGTCATTTACGACAGCCCGGTCACCAACACCATCCGCACCATCTCGTACGCAGAGTTGCTGGACGAAGTCGCTCGCTTTGCCGGAGTCTTGCAGTCACTGGGCGTACAACGTGGCGACCGGGTGGTGATCTACATGCCCATGACGCCGGAAACACTCATTGGCATGTACGCCTGTGCGCGCATTGGCGCCGTGCATTCCGTAGTGTTTGGCGGATTTGCGCCGCACGAGCTTGCCGTTCGCATTGATGACGCCGAACCCAAAGTCATCCTCACGGCGAGTTGTGGCATTGAAGTGCAGCGCATGGTGCCGTACAAGCCGTTGCTCGACGACGCACTGCGGCTGGCGACCCACCAGCCGGCGCATGTCGTCGTGTTGCAGCGCGACGTACATCGCTGCGAACTCACGCCGGGGCGGGACCACGACTGGGCCCAGGTCATGCGCAATGCGCAGCCGGTGCCGTGTGTCCCGGTGCTCGCCACCGACCCCTTGTATGTGCTGTACACCAGTGGTACCACCGGTCAACCCAAAGGGGTCGTGCGCGATCACGGCGGACACGCCGTGGCCCTGCACTGGAGCATGCAACACGTGTATGGCATGCAGCCTGGTGAAGTGTTCTGGGCGGCCAGCGACTTTGGCTGGGCGGTAGGCCATTCGTACATTGTGTATGCCCCCTTGCTGTATGGCTGCACCACGGTCGTACACGAAGGCAAACCGGTGGGCACCCCCGATGCCGGTGAATTCTGGCGCGTCATTGAACAGCATGACGTGCGCGTATTGTTCACGGCGCCGACCGCCTTTCGCGCCATCAAGCGTGAAGATCCACAAGGCACGTTCTTTACCCGTTACGATCTCTCACGCTTTCGCGCGCTCTTTCTGGCCGGTGAACGGCTCGACCCGGATACCTATCACTGGGCGCGGGCGCTGCTGCAGAAGCCCGTGGTGGACCATTGGTGGCAAACGGAAACCGGCTGGCCGGTGGCGGCCAATTGCCTGGGGCTCACGGCGTTCCCCGTGAAGCCAGGATCGCCCACCAAACCGGTGCCGGGGTATACGGTGCAGATTCTCGACGACGACGGTCATGAGGTGCCGCCCAACAAGGAAGGGGCCGTCGTCATCAAGCTGCCACTGCCACCAGGAACGTTGCCCACGCTCTGGCGCAACGACGCCCGATTCGTGGAGACGTATCTCTCCCGCTATCCCGGCTACTACCTCACCGGTGATGGTGGCTACATCGATGAAGACGGATACCTGTTCATCATGGGGCGCGTCGATGACATCATCATCGTCGCAGGGCACAATCTGTCCACCGGGTCCATGGAGCAGGCGCTCTCCGGACATCCCGATGTGGCCGAGTGCGCGGTCATTGGCGTGAAGGACGCGCTCAAGACACAGTTGCCGGTGGGGCTGGTGGTCCTCAAGGCCGGTGTGCAGCGCGACGCCGCCTCGTTGCAGGCCGAATTGGTGCAGCGCGTGCGCGAACAGGTTGGGCCGGTGGCCAATTTCCGTCAGGTGGCGATTGTGGCACGCCTGCCCAAGACCCGCTCCGGCAAAGTGCTCCGCAAAACGATGCGCGCGATTGCCGATGGTGACGCGTGGTCGGTGCCCGCCACCATCGACGACCCGACCACGCTGAGTGAAATCACGACGGCCCTGCAACAGCTTGGACTGGCTCGCGCGCCGATCATTCAGATTGGTGGCGAGTAGTCCATCGTTCAGCGCCGCCGCCCACCGCCACCGCTGCGACCGCCCACGACAATCGGCACGCCGACAAAGCCGCTGTAGAACGGGCGATATCCAAAGCTGCCGAACCCGCCGCCCCACATACCCCACGGCGCAAAGGCGCCGTAAAACCACGGGTCGAAGTACGGATAATTCGCGTACGTCCGGCGCCCCTTGTCCGCATCAGCGCTCACTTCGAGTGGAGCCACCGCCACCGAGGCGTTGCCCTGCACATCCTTGCACGCGCGTTTCTCCTTCTCGGCTTTGGCGACCAGCTTGCCATCAATCCAGAGCTCCACGTCCTCCTTGGAGGTGGAGGTGAATTGCACCTGTTCGTGCGCCGCCAGCGACATGGGCGTCTGCTCGCCACTCTTGGTCACACCGAGCGAGGCTTCGACGGGCTTCTCGCCATCGTTGCGCAACACGAACGTGTCGTCGCACAGATAGCCGAAGGTGAGCCGCGAAATGTCGGCCACCGCGCTGCGCTGTACGTTGGCAATCTGGGCGTGAACCGTGGCAGCAGTGGTGGTGCTTGCCCCAACCACCAGGCCAATCATGGTGCGTACGGATATGGACGTCACGAGGATCTCTCCTGCTGCGACAGGGCAGCGGGACGGGGTACGGCGAGGCGCAGCGACCCGTCGTGGCGCGCGCACTCACCCCAGTGACACCAACCGTACAACGGCACCCTACGCCAGCGCGTGTCCCTCTACTTGCGCAGGAATCCGAACCATGCCGAGGGCAATGGTGCCGTCATGCCGCGCGCCTGCACCTCAGCACGATAGAGCCCCGGCCCGAGGACGCGTCCGTCACCTCCGCGTGCATCCCATTCAACGGTCCCCCCGCTGTTGGTCGGCACCGCCAGCAGCAAGGTGCCATCGGGAGCGAACACCAGCACAAATCCGTTGGGCGGCGTATTGGTGAATTGCACCGTCGCTGACGTCCCGGCCCGAATGCCAAACGCCGCAGGCCCGCGTGCGGCGCTGCGCACCATGGGCAGCGGAGACGGTACCCGCGTCAGCTGTCGGACTCGCGTGTCACTCCCCTCGACCTGCAACAGCGCATCCAGCGCGGTGGCGTAGGCCGGTTCCAGTGCCACGGCCTTGAGCAGGGCCGTGGAGGCGGTAGCCACCTGCTGCTGCGCCAGTAACGCCAGCCCTAGGTTGAATGACGCGGCAGGAAGACTGGGCTGCTCGGCCAGTGCGGCCGCATACTCGCGTGTGGCGTCTGCAAGTTCGCCATCCCACTGCAGCACATCGGCGTATTCGGCGCGCATCCAGGCAAGCGCCGGCTGCATGGCCAGCGCGCGCTCGTACAGCGTGCGGGCCGCCGAGTGATCGCCAAGCCGCAAGCGCGCCTGCGCCAACGCCCGCAACACATCGGGGCGATCGTCACCAAGACGCACGGCCTTTTCCAGTGCCTCGGCGGCTTCCTTTTGCCGACCGCGCATCTGATGGGCGACACCGAGCAGAAAATGCGCCTGCGGGTGTGCATCATCGCCCGCCAGCAATGGGGCGAGTTCCGTGGCAGCCTCGTCGAAGACCTTGCCGTCGTTGGCCAGCGACGCAAAGACGACCTTCCCCATGGCCGTGTAGAGTGCTCCCTCGGGTCCCGTGCGGTCGCGCGCGAAATAGGGATCAATGGGTCCCGCCACGGAGGTGGCAGATGGGGTATCGCGCCCGGGCACACGAATCCAGTGATCACTGAACGTGCCATGCGGGACCGTGCGCTCCTTCACTACCGGCATGTGACAGCCAACACAGTCCGCTGCCGGCGCGTGAGTACGCTTGACGCTGGCTGTGGTGAAGCGCGCCGTGAGCGCACTCCCCGTGTGACA contains the following coding sequences:
- a CDS encoding serine hydrolase domain-containing protein — protein: MRILSPAPTTLLAAMAALSAASHAGAQPAPSAAGLTAITDKIFSAWNSTHSPGCAVGISRGGTTLLERGYGMADLAGERPITPSTFLESGSVAKQFTATAVMLLVADGKLALDDDARRYLPELRQYDRPITVRHLLTHTSGLREWSNLVAWQGWPRGTRVHTQGDAFRIITDQQALNYPVGDHYSYTNSGFLLTRTLVERVSGMDFEAFTAARIFAPLGLTNTSWRGDFTRIVPGLSQAYRRNGTGWRLDMPGDNVIAAGGLWTTVGDWLRWNEHLTKKTLGSAVVDSLTRQMKLTSGLEISYALGLMVGQYRGTTQIGHSGSTAGYSTYLARYPQLGNLSIAVLCNSAGAPATAYTHAIVDALHPELTRTPAPDTVAANQSTLLAWRGSYEDGRWHTMTRLDTSGGVLRMGTTPVRTLRNGAVLLGNQETRLGLSADGKTRTLRAVTSDGDSVVWTLRATEQWTPDAAALQPFVGRYRNEEIGVTFTVSVLNGALTVSPRRGVTDTLTPTVRDAFNSKGGAVWFTRGKGGAIREMHFGESRVWDFVAVRVP
- a CDS encoding SDR family NAD(P)-dependent oxidoreductase; this translates as MTNCDNTPVVLITGAATGIGAACARAFARSNWRVAITTLAATTAEAEAVRAECEAMGAAALVVALDVTNDDNCRAVALEVERHFGRLDGLVNCAGVTRFIPHADLEALPSSEFGRTNDVNVLGTFQMIRACRGALERSGNGAIVNYSSIAGLSGVGSSVAYAASKGAVISLTLSMARALAPHIRVNAVAPGYVAGGLPSRVLEPAALAAVEAKYLETQPLKTLLQPDDIAALTVFLVAGPAGITGEIIRMDNGLHLNG
- a CDS encoding NAD(P)-dependent oxidoreductase translates to MHTQHSSDVVEAVRIGFIGTGLIGAPMVERLLECGRDVTVWNRTPDKCAALVAAGARQAESAAQVARDTDIVCLCLTDTQAVRDVMFGSGAMAATLREDSLVIDLSSIAPDTTREMARALEEACGAHWLDAPVSGGVPAARRGALIVFAGGEAEDIVRAAPVFGALAQRVTHMGGHGAGQLAKSCNQQIVACNLMVIAEMLAFAERSGVDAARLPEALAGGFADSLPLRIFGPRMAANVDQPRLGAVGTFRKDIEQVVRLASEVGAHVPVTRAALEQYRAALEHPSIGADGDASRLIRLLRPST
- a CDS encoding dihydroxy-acid dehydratase, which produces MTRRFRSSAIYEGTLRATTHAFLQALGQDDDEIRRPHIGVFHTGGEMSPCNMNLRDQAQHAKTGIYAHGGMPHECPVVSVSDGLSVAHAGMRYSLVSRELIADSVEASTEAHQWDGIFAIGGCDKNLPGLMMGMLRCNMPAVFVHGGAALPGHWQGRDTNVAETYETIGKVLAGDATEDTLRALAHACLPTAGACAGQFTANTMGMVSEALGLAPVGSSMVPAVYSERAPLMRRAAASLMRAVMEDGPKPRDIVTRAALENACAVVSATGGSTNAALHLPALAHEAGIRFTLADVAAVFARTPLIADLQPGGRYLARDLHHVGGAGVVMKVLLEAGALHGETLTFTGRTLAEELAAAPAPDGRVVVPVSAARSPDGGVTVLTGNLCPDGALLKTAGLATLVHRGPARVFESEEAAQVAVTQRAYAAGEVLVIRNEGPRGGPGMREMLGITALLYGQGVGDKVALLTDGRFSGATRGLCIGHAGPEAADRGPIALLRDGDVIDIDARPTARRISVELSDSELAERLAVLPPRPSPVRGGLLEKYRAQVGAAHLGAVTHSGPG
- a CDS encoding propionyl-CoA synthetase, with the translated sequence MTDPRDAYTEAYLAARDNPEQFWGEAARALHWDVPWERVLDDTKAPLFRWFTGGQLNTCHNAIDRHVANGRGAQAAVIYDSPVTNTIRTISYAELLDEVARFAGVLQSLGVQRGDRVVIYMPMTPETLIGMYACARIGAVHSVVFGGFAPHELAVRIDDAEPKVILTASCGIEVQRMVPYKPLLDDALRLATHQPAHVVVLQRDVHRCELTPGRDHDWAQVMRNAQPVPCVPVLATDPLYVLYTSGTTGQPKGVVRDHGGHAVALHWSMQHVYGMQPGEVFWAASDFGWAVGHSYIVYAPLLYGCTTVVHEGKPVGTPDAGEFWRVIEQHDVRVLFTAPTAFRAIKREDPQGTFFTRYDLSRFRALFLAGERLDPDTYHWARALLQKPVVDHWWQTETGWPVAANCLGLTAFPVKPGSPTKPVPGYTVQILDDDGHEVPPNKEGAVVIKLPLPPGTLPTLWRNDARFVETYLSRYPGYYLTGDGGYIDEDGYLFIMGRVDDIIIVAGHNLSTGSMEQALSGHPDVAECAVIGVKDALKTQLPVGLVVLKAGVQRDAASLQAELVQRVREQVGPVANFRQVAIVARLPKTRSGKVLRKTMRAIADGDAWSVPATIDDPTTLSEITTALQQLGLARAPIIQIGGE
- a CDS encoding tetratricopeptide repeat protein; protein product: MTSPLVPFRAVVALLALTAAVSGAACDRPAPPRTVRSAPDSVEAQFRNLANAVEYVGDSSCVGCHAAAAASFAQHSMAKSFHPWAADGRVEQAMVEALRNAPSGYAYKVVDSAGALWQVETRPGDAAAPTHELRRRIDYVIGSGRLARTYLTEENGRLFQLPLTWYANHGWDFSPGYEINNARFSRVIPDRCIACHASYPTPAAHLEGKYPVVRPGIGCERCHGPGALHVATRRSSGRDSTALAAIPRAYDATIVNPARLPLDRRMDVCEQCHVHTSVAVLREQRTAFDFTPARQLEAQYAYFKNGGDIDLVSHADRLKQSACFRAAVQSEKPLECATCHNPHAAPPTRATRNQPCLSCHTGSALTARFTTASVKRTHAPAADCVGCHMPVVKERTVPHGTFSDHWIRVPGRDTPSATSVAGPIDPYFARDRTGPEGALYTAMGKVVFASLANDGKVFDEAATELAPLLAGDDAHPQAHFLLGVAHQMRGRQKEAAEALEKAVRLGDDRPDVLRALAQARLRLGDHSAARTLYERALAMQPALAWMRAEYADVLQWDGELADATREYAAALAEQPSLPAASFNLGLALLAQQQVATASTALLKAVALEPAYATALDALLQVEGSDTRVRQLTRVPSPLPMVRSAARGPAAFGIRAGTSATVQFTNTPPNGFVLVFAPDGTLLLAVPTNSGGTVEWDARGGDGRVLGPGLYRAEVQARGMTAPLPSAWFGFLRK